The following proteins are co-located in the Spea bombifrons isolate aSpeBom1 chromosome 3, aSpeBom1.2.pri, whole genome shotgun sequence genome:
- the TLR5 gene encoding toll-like receptor 5 has product MRVNVAKPIHAGQFVAWISSSRMRRKGIRIYHLVFVVQGLVSVRSDKAKCQTMDKVGFFSSCNLTEIPLVPTNAEVLQLSFNYILELNSTSFPALENLLLLYLDSQKTEKLTIRNHSFRNVPRLVVLDVSFNRMLVLDPEAFAGLSQLQTLSMYYNNLNGSILENDYFKDLISLELLDLSSNDITYLKPHPLFYYLYNFHLLDLKHNKISSICEGNLHSFERKYFVVMDITNNHLYKSDSTDWESCGKPFRNVAFDTLILSNNGLTVELAQHICNSLNGTKIMHLKLSSHIMGSDFGFHNFKNPDNATFVGLANSDLQILDLSNGRIFSLNPYVFANLTKLLLLNLAENKINLIAQYAFHGLNNLQHLNLSNNLIGEIYDRSFDGLENVLRLELQQNHIGPIQRHAFQNLKHLQFLDLRENAIKTMTFCERMPFVTYILLGGNKLKRVDSTGLQTSFLDLSGNFLLDLGDLYKILQSIQVDTVTLKLNRLSVCYPFFNITQNNSLTFLDLSENMIHLIWDGGQCLNVFHQLSKLQVLKLNNNHLSFLPEGIFHGLSSLEKLNLSSNFLVHLSPDLLPSNLEILDVSHNRLLSPNPDTFLSLRYLNITHNNFICDCRLVSFILWLNQTNTTELESPDDIYCLSPRHLLYSPLHVLIVDDCDEDLVLMPLRFTLFVLTTLIVVTFMTSVVIYRHLRWFCFGLYKMSVNGILDAPGPEGTGDMCQYDAYLCYNKKDFQWVQSAFLENLDSQYCEKNRLHFCFEERDFIPGEDHITNIRQAIWTSRKTICIVTKNFLKDGWCLEAFNHAQSRYFTDLKDVLIMVVVGRLSPFQLKRYEPIRAFVQRSPYLKWPEDSQDVDWFLGRLTYKVLREEKVAKKDTKAAKETPTLELQNIATIS; this is encoded by the exons atgagagtaaatgtggCCAAGCCGATCCACGCTGGTCAGTTTGTGGCTTGGATCTCATCTTCTCGAATGAGGAGAAA GGGGATCAGGATATACCACCTGGTATTTGTCGTCCAAGGGTTGGTATCGGTCCGTAGTGACAAAGCAAAATGTCAGACAATGGACAAAGTGGGCTTCTTCAGTTCCTGTAACCTCACGGAAATCCCTCTCGTCCCGACGAATGCTGAAGTACTCCAGTTAAGCTTTAACTACATTCTGGAATTAAATTCAACATCTTTCCCTGCCCTGGAGAACTTGCTTTTGTTGTACCTCGACTCCCAGAAGACAGAAAAACTAACAATACGGAACCACAGCTTTCGAAACGTACCCAGACTTGTTGTGTTGGATGTGTCGTTTAACAGAATGCTCGTACTGGATCCGGAAGCCTTCGCCGGCTTGTCACAATTACAAACGCTTTCCATGTACTACAACAATTTAAACGGTTCGATTCTGGAAAACGACTACTTTAAGGATTTGATATCTCTGGAATTACTTGACCTTTCTAGCAACGACATAACGTATCTGAAACCCCATCCGCTGTTTTACTATCTCTACAATTTTCATCTCCTGGACTTAAAACACAACAAGATTTCGAGTATCTGTGAAGGCAACCTTCACAGCTTTGAGAGGAAATACTTTGTGGTTATGGATATCACAAACAATCACCTCTACAAGTCAGACTCAACGGACTGGGAGAGCTGTGGAAAACCCTTCCGAAACGTTGCGTTCGACACCCTCATCCTCTCCAACAATGGACTCACTGTAGAACTGGCGCAACATATCTGCAATTCTCTGAACGGGACCAAAATCATGCATTTAAAATTAAGTTCTCACATAATGGGCTCTGATTTCGGCTTTCACAACTTTAAAAACCCGGATAACGCTACATTTGTCGGCTTGGCAAACAGCGACCTCCAGATCCTTGATTTATCCAACGGCCGCATATTCTCGTTGAACCCGTACGTATTTGCAAACCTCACTAAGCTCCTGTTGCTTAACCTCGccgaaaataaaataaacctcaTCGCGCAATATGCTTTCCACGGCCTTAATAACCTTCAGCACCTTAACCTGTCAAATAACCTAATTGGCGAAATTTACGACCGCTCGTTCGATGGACTCGAGAACGTGTTGAGACTCGAGCTGCAGCAAAATCACATCGGGCCGATACAGCGCCACGCTTTTCAAAACCTCAAGCATTTGCAGTTCTTGGACCTCCGGGAAAATGCCATTAAAACCATGACGTTTTGCGAACGGATGCCCTTCGTCACGTACATCTTGCTCGGAGGCAATAAGCTGAAACGCGTGGACAGCACCGGTCTTCAAACGTCCTTCCTTGATTTGTCCGGTAACTTTTTGCTAGACCTCGGTGACctgtataaaatattacaatccATCCAGGTCGATACCGTCACCCTAAAGCTGAACAGATTGTCCGTCTGCTACCCTTTTTTCAATATTACCCAAAATAATTCGCTGACCTTCCTGGATCTTTCTGAAAACATGATCCATTTGATATGGGATGGAGGACAATGTCTAAATGTGTTCCATCAGCTTTCTAAGCTACAAGTTCTAAAGcttaataacaatcatctgagTTTCCTTCCGGAGGGAATATTTCATGGGTTGTCGTCTCTAGAAAAGCTTAACCTGTCTTCCAACTTTCTGGTTCATCTGTCGCCCGACTTGCTCCCTTCAAATTTGGAAATCCTAGACGTGTCTCACAACCGGCTGCTTTCGCCTAATCCTGACACGTTCCTCTCGCTCAGATACCTGAACATAACACACAATAATTTCATCTGTGACTGCAGACTTGTGAGCTTCATATTGTGGTTAAACCAAACAAACACCACCGAACTGGAATCTCCGGATGACATTTACTGCTTGTCTCCTCGACACCTCCTTTATAGTCCTCTTCATGTTCTAATAGTAGATGATTGCGACGAGGACCTTGTGCTGATGCCGCTCAGGTTCACGTTGTTCGTCCTGACGACTTTAATCGTCGTGACGTTTATGACATCAGTGGTCATCTACAGGCACCTCCGATGGTTTTGTTTTGGCCTGTACAAGATGTCTGTAAACGGGATACTGGACGCGCCAGGGCCTGAAGGCACGGGTGATATGTGCCAATATGACGCTTATTTGTGTTACAACAAGAAAGACTTCCAGTGGGTCCAAAGTGCTTTCCTTGAGAACCTCGATTCTCAGTATTGCGAAAAGAATCGCCTCCACTTCTGCTTTGAGGAACGGGACTTCATTCCAGGCGAAGATCACATCACCAACATCCGTCAAGCCATTTGGACCAGCAGGAAGACTATTTGCATAGTGACGAAGAACTTTCTAAAGGACGGCTGGTGCTTAGAAGCGTTTAACCACGCTCAAAGCCGATACTTCACAGATCTGAAAGACGTGCTGATCATGGTGGTGGTGGGCAGGCTGTCCCCGTTCCAGCTGAAGAGATACGAGCCCATCAGAGCGTTCGTACAAAGGTCTCCGTATCTAAAATGGCCGGAAGACAGCCAAGATGTAGACTGGTTTCTCGGCAGGCTTACTTATAAAGTtttaagagaagaaaaagtGGCAAAAAAGGACACCAAAGCAGCAAAGGAAACGCCAACGCTGGAATTACAGAATATAGCCACCATCTCATAG